In Acidobacteriota bacterium, the DNA window CGCACCCTGGTGGACTTCGAGCCGCCGACCCTACGAATCGAACACGACCAGGGCGCCTTCGAAGGACCGGCGATGTTCGTCACCGTCGCCAACGGACCGTGCTTCGGCGGCGGCATGAAGATCGCGCCGGCCGCTCGCCTCGACGACGGATTCTTCGACCTGGTGGTCGTCCGCCGGGTGTCTTGCCTCGCCCTCTTGAGGGTCTTCCCCAGGGTCTATCGCGGTACCCACGTCAGCCATCCGGCGGTCACCATCGTCCGCACCCGCCGCGCTCGCCTCGAGAGTGACCGTCCCCTCACCGCCTACGCCGACGGCGAACCCGCCGCCGCTCTGACCGGCGACGGGCTGGAGGTGGAGATCGAACCGGGGGGGCTCAGAGTGATCTAGCCTGTCCTAAACCCACGAAATTTCTCGCTCGCCGGCAGCACCCCCGGCAACCGCACCGCCGGGTCGCCGACGACAATGTAGTTGCGGGCGTCGAGGGTGGCTTTGCGGATCCGCGAGAGGTACTGACCACCCTCCGGCGGTAGGGTGCGGGCGCCGAGAAGGCCGGTGAGCACCGTACTCTTTTCCGCATAGCTTTGGTTGAGGCACTCCATGGCGTGGCCCAGCCGGCGGCCGTTGAGGAGCTGGCGGCACACGCTGTCGAACACCTTGACCGTATCGCCTCGGCCGCTCGAAAAATCGAAGGATGTTCCCCAGGCCCGATCGACATGACCGACGAAGCCTTGGGCACCTCGCGCCAGCATGCGCTTCGCGAGGTGGGAGATCATGGCCTTCGGTGCGATGCGCTGAGGCGGACCGATGAGACGCTCGGAAAAGTCGTCGAAGGCCGGGGAGCCGGCGCTGTAGCAGGCGAAGAGGAAGGCGATCATGCCGCGGAGGTCCGAGCTTTCGGAAAGATCCTCGCCGCTGAAGTATGCGTCCTCGGACATGGTGCCCTCCAACTCGTAGTCCGAGCAGACCAGGGCGCCCTGGAGAGTTCCGAGACGACGGTCCGCCGGGTCGCAGCGTAGCCCGTGGCCGGCGGCGAACAACAGCGCCGGCGGGTCTTCGAGCAGTTGGGTCAGATCGGCCTTGCGGGTCGATGCGGCCCGGACAATCTCGAGCTGGGAGGGTTTGAGGCGAGTCGGACTCGCCAGACTTTGGGTCAGCGGATCGACCAGCGAATCGATCAGGTACCTTTCGTTGTCGCCGTCCCCTCCGACGCCGAAGATGGAGGCTCTGCGGCGATGCGGTTGTCCGGCTTCCGTCTGCAACACGGAGTCGGCGTAGCGGGCGTAGTCGTCGACCTTGTCGAAGCATAGGCGCCCCAGCGCGTACTGCACGTCCAGGCCGTACTGAAATTCGAAGGGCGTCTCTTCAGGATCGCCGACCACCATCAGAAAGTAGGGCATGACCTCGGGGTCTGCCGGCCCGAAGCCGAGTTCGTGCTCGAGGCGAAAGCGGTCGCTGGTGCAGTCAGCGGGTAGGCGGATCGATCGAAACCGCTCCGCACCGGCTTGGTCTCTCCGGTGGCGCAGCAGGGGGGAGAGGGCCTCTTCCACCACCGGCGGCACCGACGGGGCGAACAACACCGCCCAGCCGGCCTGATCGAGCCGTTCCGCGTCGATTCCGAAAACCGTCTCTCGAAATGGATCGTCGATCCGGTGGTAGTGGGTCCACCAGTCGAGCCGGTGGGAGAGATGCGGGTCCGGAAGGATCTTCTCTCGATGCTCGAACAGCGCTTCGCCGTCCGGAGCCGGCGGCAGTCGGCGACCGGTTTCCGCCTCGATGCCGTTGATGTACGAGTCCGGGTTGAAGCGATTCGAGGAAACAGCCGGTACCTGGCCTCGCCGCGGTAGCGTCTGCTCGTTGGGCATGGGCTCATTGGGCGGCCGGCGCGAGGGTTTCTTATCCGGAGGAATCGGGTAGCTCGGCGGTGTGCCTGTGGGCTCCAGGAGGCCTCCACCGCCTGCATCTTTCTCGATCGGTGGGTCGTCGTAGCTGCGTTTGGCATCCGGCGAGGGGTCGCCGGACAGTACAAAGGCCGCCCAGTGGCGCGGCTCTCGCCAGGCCTCCTGGTCACCCTTCAGCAGACTGAGTTGGGCCGTGCGGAGGGCCTCGGCAGGCGCTAGCCTCTGCTCGAGGAGCCCGCGGTAGAACGCCTGCATCAGGGCGGCCGTGCTCCGGTCGTTGACGTTCCACAGGCTCATGACGACCCTTGGTGCTCCGGCGTAGTGGAACGCGCGAGACAGTCCCTGTACACCTTCGCCGGGAACCTCTCGACCGATGCCGGACTGGCAGGCGCTCAGGACCACCAGCTCGGCGGCAATGCGGCGATCGAAGATCTCGTGAGCGTAGAGATGCCCCTCTTGTGGGCGTCCCTGGGCGTCGAATCTCGAGAAGAGCAGCGAAGAGAGCTGCGGATGCTGCGGATCGACGATGCCGTGCGTCGCCAGGTGGAGGATGCCGGCGTTCTCCAGGTATTCAAAAAAGGTTGGGCTCTTGGCGGCGTCGAAGTCGAGGCCCACGACTCTAGCCTCCTGAGGGAGGAGCTGAGCGATCGCCAGGGCTTCCGATCGCGAGTGCGAGAGGCGGGGAAACTCGAGGAATTCGTTCGGACTCGCCGCCGGGCGGCCCGTCGGCGGAAAGCCTTCGGACAGTCGAGGATCGGTAGGGGAGAACACCGGGTCCGCGAAGATCGCCATGGGGATCGCCGGCTGGCGCCGCCGGGGAGCTTCTTGCCGAATTGCCGCCAGGGTGCTGGCCGAGGGCAGAACCACGACTTCGCGCTGCTCGAGCAGGTAGATGCGGTCGGAATCCGATGGCTGGGCGACGCGCAGGGCGGAGAAGGGGACCATCTCCAGGATGCCGTCGGGCACGATCATCCAGCGTTCCGAAGATGGCATGGCATTGGGTGGAGGCAGCAACCGGTCGGCGAGCTGGGCGAGGGCGGCGTGCCGTAGGGAGCTTGCGCCCTTGGCGCGGGAGAGTACCCACTTCATGGCGTCCCCAACGGACGCTTCCATCTCCTTCCGACCCGCCAGGGAATGGATTTCGAGACTGCCATGGGCATCGAGGCTCCAGACAAAACTTCGACGTTCGCCCACGCTGTAGACCAGCAGATGGGACCGCCGATCCAGCACTCGCGTTCGTACCTCTTCCAGGGAAAGGGGGGCCGGCCGGGTGAGGGCGGCAAACTGTGGATGCGCTTCGAGAATGCGTCCCCTCAGGCTCTCCAGGCGGACCAGCAGATCCTGGCGCTCCAGCTCCAAGCTCGGGTCCTCGACGCCGCGCGATCGATTCTGTAGCCCGTGCAGCGCGGCAAGCAGCTCTTTTTCTTGCTCGAGCAGTCCCGATGGAACGTCGACTCTCAGATGGGTCTCAGCCAGGGAGTCGAGAAAGGTGCGCGCCCGGCGGCGCTCCGCAACTTGCAGAGCGCGCTCCGCGTAGCTAGGTCCTTGGCGGGGAGAGGTATCCTGCAGGTGAAGCTCTGCAAGGAGATCGATCAACTCTTCGAAGTAGCGCTTCTTGGAGGCCAAGAACCACATTCGAAAGTCCCAGCCGGAGTGCTGTAGGCGCTGCCCCTCCACCAGGTCCACAGCGGTGGAGAGTCTCTCGAGCGCTGGCCCGAGGTGCCCTTGGTCGCGCAAGGCGAGGCCGAGGCCGAGGAGCGCCATGGCGCGTCGGCTTTCGTCTCCCCACCGCTCGAAGGCGACGAGCGAATCCTCGAAAGCGGCGATCGCTGACTCGGACCTACCTTGCTCCTGGAGAAGGGCCCCAAGATTGAATTTGATGACCGCCGCCAGGCGCCAGTTGTCGTCTTCTTCGGCCTTGCTCTGAGCTGCAGAAAAGTGCTCGATGGCCTGGTTTAGCTGCTCGTCGGAAACCTTCGATGAGGAGCCCACCCGCGAGTAGGCGAGGCCGAGGCTGTTGTCGAGAAAGGCCGACCACCGGCGATCGAGCTTTCCTCTTGGACCCGCTTCTGCGGCGGCCTCTAGGGCCTCGATGGCCTGATCCCAGCGATGCAGGCGTAGGCGGGTGTCTCCCAGGTGGATGAGGGCGGCGACCCGGCCCGGCTCGTGGCCGCCGCTGGTCTGCGCCGAGACGCACTGTTCGAAGGCCAGGGCGGCTTCTTCCAGCTTCCCTTGTCTCGCGAGCAGGGAAGCGCGGTTGTGGAGTGCGTCGGCCTCCTCCAGTGGCCGCTCGAGTTCCCGCCAGCGTTGCTCGAGATCCAGGAACATGCGGAGTGCTTCGTCGGTCTTGCCCTCGCCGGCCGCGAGCCGTGCAGCGTTGGCGAGGACGTGATTGGCCACCACTGCCTCTCCCAGAGACTCGGCGAGCTGCCTCGCTCGCTCGAGGTGAGGTCTGGCGGCACCGACTTCTTGTCGGTCGAGGTACCAGCCGGCAAGACGGTTCTCGGACAACGCTTCTTCCCTGGGCCGATTCGCGCTCTTCGCCAGCTCCGATGCCGACCGGTAAGCTTCGACCACCTCTTCGCTTTGGCCGGAGAGTGTGCTGGCGTGGCCGATTCGTTGAAGGGCTTGGAGCTGCCAGTCCGGATCGTCGAGTTCGCGCCAAGCCGCTAGAGCTTTGCGATACTGATCGATGACCCCGGGGAGGGCTGCCGGATCTCCGGCCCGGCGCAGTTCGTCTGCGCGACAGAGCCGCTGTTGCGCTGCACTGTGGCGTTGATCCTCGGCGTTCGAGTGGCGGGGGGGCTCCAGCCAGAAAACGTAGTGTCCGCTACCGGCATCGGGGTTCTCGGATGCGA includes these proteins:
- a CDS encoding CHAT domain-containing tetratricopeptide repeat protein, which translates into the protein MATSRTPRIEQPEWAALAAGNSHPWGFSLDEGQVATVRVEQQGIDIVLRLFSPGGERLMLMDSPIGSWGHETITWIAEENGIYRVEVASENPDAGSGHYVFWLEPPRHSNAEDQRHSAAQQRLCRADELRRAGDPAALPGVIDQYRKALAAWRELDDPDWQLQALQRIGHASTLSGQSEEVVEAYRSASELAKSANRPREEALSENRLAGWYLDRQEVGAARPHLERARQLAESLGEAVVANHVLANAARLAAGEGKTDEALRMFLDLEQRWRELERPLEEADALHNRASLLARQGKLEEAALAFEQCVSAQTSGGHEPGRVAALIHLGDTRLRLHRWDQAIEALEAAAEAGPRGKLDRRWSAFLDNSLGLAYSRVGSSSKVSDEQLNQAIEHFSAAQSKAEEDDNWRLAAVIKFNLGALLQEQGRSESAIAAFEDSLVAFERWGDESRRAMALLGLGLALRDQGHLGPALERLSTAVDLVEGQRLQHSGWDFRMWFLASKKRYFEELIDLLAELHLQDTSPRQGPSYAERALQVAERRRARTFLDSLAETHLRVDVPSGLLEQEKELLAALHGLQNRSRGVEDPSLELERQDLLVRLESLRGRILEAHPQFAALTRPAPLSLEEVRTRVLDRRSHLLVYSVGERRSFVWSLDAHGSLEIHSLAGRKEMEASVGDAMKWVLSRAKGASSLRHAALAQLADRLLPPPNAMPSSERWMIVPDGILEMVPFSALRVAQPSDSDRIYLLEQREVVVLPSASTLAAIRQEAPRRRQPAIPMAIFADPVFSPTDPRLSEGFPPTGRPAASPNEFLEFPRLSHSRSEALAIAQLLPQEARVVGLDFDAAKSPTFFEYLENAGILHLATHGIVDPQHPQLSSLLFSRFDAQGRPQEGHLYAHEIFDRRIAAELVVLSACQSGIGREVPGEGVQGLSRAFHYAGAPRVVMSLWNVNDRSTAALMQAFYRGLLEQRLAPAEALRTAQLSLLKGDQEAWREPRHWAAFVLSGDPSPDAKRSYDDPPIEKDAGGGGLLEPTGTPPSYPIPPDKKPSRRPPNEPMPNEQTLPRRGQVPAVSSNRFNPDSYINGIEAETGRRLPPAPDGEALFEHREKILPDPHLSHRLDWWTHYHRIDDPFRETVFGIDAERLDQAGWAVLFAPSVPPVVEEALSPLLRHRRDQAGAERFRSIRLPADCTSDRFRLEHELGFGPADPEVMPYFLMVVGDPEETPFEFQYGLDVQYALGRLCFDKVDDYARYADSVLQTEAGQPHRRRASIFGVGGDGDNERYLIDSLVDPLTQSLASPTRLKPSQLEIVRAASTRKADLTQLLEDPPALLFAAGHGLRCDPADRRLGTLQGALVCSDYELEGTMSEDAYFSGEDLSESSDLRGMIAFLFACYSAGSPAFDDFSERLIGPPQRIAPKAMISHLAKRMLARGAQGFVGHVDRAWGTSFDFSSGRGDTVKVFDSVCRQLLNGRRLGHAMECLNQSYAEKSTVLTGLLGARTLPPEGGQYLSRIRKATLDARNYIVVGDPAVRLPGVLPASEKFRGFRTG